In Spinacia oleracea cultivar Varoflay chromosome 5, BTI_SOV_V1, whole genome shotgun sequence, a single window of DNA contains:
- the LOC130460978 gene encoding DNA polymerase kappa-like, which translates to MKMQLGRFMRDLMPAWISFSPVDFLMQKCIVFLFGNNLNILCHLFNKVVGEIRRGVFEETGLTCSAGVAPNRLLAKVWSDINKPNGQFILPNDRLAVMTFISSLPIRKIGGIGKVTEHILRNTFEINTCKDLLEKGSFLCALFSPSSAGH; encoded by the exons ATGAAGATGCAGCTAGGCAGGTTTATGAGAGATTTAATGCCTGCTTGGATATCCTTCTCACCTGTGGACTTTCTGATGCAAAAATGTATTGTATTCCTATTTGGCAATAATCTCAATATCTTATGTCATTTGTTCAATAAG GTTGTTGGTGAGATCAGAAGAGGTGTTTTTGAAGAAACTGGTTTGACATGTAGTGCTGGTGTGGCTCCTAATCGATTACTGGCTAAG GTTTGGTCAGATATAAACAAGCCAAATGGACAATTTATTTTGCCAAATGATCGATTGGCTGTGATGACATTCATATCCTCCCTCCCGATAAGAAAG ATTGGAGGCATTGGCAAGGTTACCGAGCATATCCTAAGGAATACTTTTGAAATAAATACATGCAAGGATTTGCTTGAGAAAGGCAGTTTTCTCTGTGCCTTGTTTTCTCCTTCATCTGCAGGTCACTGA
- the LOC130461726 gene encoding uncharacterized protein codes for MPDFLKGVGEFIEFCKEHPTCNDGDKIRCPCPLCDNRRFHDTETVRVHLYKKGFVRNYYQWICQGESLVESSRVQPNQYRDMVIDALGNNQEHLLNEEGNSVEEEPNDEAKKFIDLLKAAGDPLYEGRKLSVLEMASRIASLKCEFNLQHRCVDGFESLMNDAIPNNNQMGKTFNSTKKVLEGLELPHERIHTCPKGCLLFWKGDAQLDKCRVCGSDRYKKTAKGKLIPAKFLIYFPITPRLQRLYSTKNISEDMTWHAKNPRVQNTFAHPSDSQAWKHLDTTFPNFASEPRNVRLGLCTDGFSPHGKFGSQYSCWQFILTPYNLPPSMCIKRPFMFLSLLVPGPKNPKGNLDVYMQPLIEELKQLWEVGAMTYDISSKQNFNLRAALLWTISDFPAYGMLSGWSTAGKKACPYCMDKSKAFWLEHGGKVSWFDCHRQFLPHDHPFRKNKTAFCKNKVENGMGPHIMCGEELWQCVKDLPKATDGPEALKKLKSAKKGWFKQSILWELPYWKDLLLRHNLDVMHIEKNFFDQLINTVMDVKGSTSDTTSARKDMAKYCKRRQLELGNGNQTMPKAPFALDKAQKKVLCEWVRDLKFPDAYASNLSRCVNLQSCKLYGMKSHDCHVFMERLLQVALKELLPLHVWKAITEISQFFRDLCAPTIKASDIDRLDKNIAEILCKLEKIFPSAFFNSMEHLPVHLPHEAKVGGPVQYRWMYPFERFLNHLKRKVGNKARVEGSICNAYLMEEISNFCSHYFQPEVDTKARDLGRNVHSVVLNQHDVNIPEMFRVDCGHAPTKGRLRFLQDMEYDRAHLYVLANSGILGEYERKFEEHILQTQPHIVMEDIWSKCEAQFPGWFKSHALAMGPFRQVRTWSRFYVNGYNFQTHDYGKHKSTMNYGVCVQSPDEVDYFGILEEVIEVSYCGKLQEYKTILFKCSWMDSVKGMNIHEQYKLVEINHSKRYPKYDPFVLSYQVSQVYFAHYPSLKKDKAQWWAVFKTKARSVIDAPVDLDFLQEDANEVSSALCAPDEIPDYEDQENDDDNDDINDGDVHNVQSRNYVVVW; via the exons ATGCCCGACTTTCTCAAGGGGGTTGGAGAGTTCATTGAGTTTTGCAAAGAGCATCCAACATGCAATGATGGTGACAAAATAAGATGCCCATGCCCCTTGTGTGATAACAGACGTTTTCATGATACTGAAACAGTTAGAGTACATTTGTACAAGAAGGGGTTTGTTCGTAATTACTATCAATGGATATGTCAAGGGGAAAGCTTAGTAGAGTCCTCTCGTGTTCAGCCAAATCAATATCGGGATATGGTTATTGATGCTCTTGGAAATAATCAAGAGCATTTGTTGAATGAAGAGGGTAATTCAGTTGAAGAAGAACCAAATGATGAAGCTAAGAAGTTTATAGACCTTCTAAAGGCGGCTGGAGATCCATTATATGAAGGGAGAAAACTCTCTGTGTTGGAGATGGCATCAAGAATTGCAAGTTTGAAATGTGAATTCAACTTACAACACAGGTGTGTAGATGGGTTTGAATCTTTGATGAATGATGCGATTCCAAATAACAACCAAATGGGTAAAACTTTCAATAGCACAAAGAAGGTTCTTGAGGGCTTGGAACTTCCTCATGAGAGGATCCACACATGCcctaaaggttgtttgctcttcTGGAAAGGCGATGCACAGTTAGATAAATGTAGAGTATGCGGAAGTGATCGGTATAAGAAGACTGCAAAGGGTAAGCTTATTCCAGCAAAATTTCTAATCTATTTTCCAATCACACCGAGGTTGCAAAGGTTGTATTCTACCAAGAATATTTCGGAGGATATGACTTGGCATGCCAAGAATCCCCGAGTTCAAAACACCTTCGCACATCCTAGTGATAGTCAAGCGTGGAAGCACTTGGATACAACCTTTCCTAATTTCGCATCAGAGCCACGAAATGTCAGGCTTGGTTTGTGCACGGATGGATTTTCCCCCCATGGTAAATTTGGATCCCAATATTCATGTTGGCAATTTATTCTTACACCATACAACTTGCCTCCATCGATGTGTATAAAAAGACCATTCATGTTCCTTTCTTTGCTCGTTCCCGGTCCTAAAAATCCTAAAGGAAACTTGGATGTGTACATGCAACCACTCATTGAAGAGTTGAAACAGTTATGGGAGGTTGGGGCTATGACTTATGACATCTCGAGCAAGCAAAATTTCAACCTCCGTGCAGCTCTTTTGTGGACTATTAGTGATTTTCCTGCATATGGCATGCTATCTGGATGGTCCACTGCCGGAAAGAAGGCTTGCCCTTATTGTATGGATAAAAGCAAGGCATTTTGGCTTGAACATGGAGGTAAAGTTTCATGGTTTGATTGCCATCGACAATTCCTTCCACATGATCACCCTTTTCGAAAGAATAAAACAGCTTTCTGCAAAAACAAAGTTGAAAATGGCATGGGTCCGCATATAATGTGTGGAGAAGAATTGTGGCAATGTGTGAAGGACTTGCCTAAAGCAACTGATGGTCCTGAAGCTCTTAAGAAGTTGAAGAGTGCCAAAAAGGGTTGGTTCAAACAAAGTATTCTATGGGAACTCCCATATTGGAAGGATTTGCTTCTTCGTCACAACTTGGATGTCATGCACATTGAAAAGAACTTTTTTGACCAACTCATAAACACTGTGATGGATGTGAAAGGCAGCACCTCGGACACCACTAGTGCAAGGAAAGATATGGCTAAGTATTGTAAACGTCGGCAGTTAGAGCTTGGAAATGGAAATCAAACCATGCCCAAAGCACCCTTTGCACTTGACAAGGCTCAAAAGAAGGTGTTATGTGAATGGGTTCGAGACTTGAAATTCCCGGATGCTTATGCTTCAAACTTGAGCAGGTGTGTTAATCTTCAATCATGCAAGCTGTATGGAATGAAGAGCCACGATTGTCATGTCTTCATGGAGAGGTTACTTCAGGTTGCTTTGAAGGAGTTGCTTCCCTTGCATGTTTGGAAGGCAATTACAGAGATTAGTCAATTCTTCCGAGACTTATGCGCCCCCACTATCAAAGCGAGTGACATAGATCGCTTGGATAAGAATATAGCTGAGATCTTGTGCAAGCTAGAGAAGATTTTTCCATCTGCATTTTTCAACTCAATGGAACACTTGCCAGTTCATCTTCCACATGAGGCAAAGGTTGGTGGTCCCGTCCAGTACAGGTGGATGTACCCATTTGAAAG GTTTCTTAACCATTTGAAGCGTAAGGTTGGAAATAAGGCACGTGTAGAAGGCTCCATATGCAATGCTTACCTAATGGAGGAGATTTCGAACTTTTGTTCCCACTATTTTCAACCTGAGGTTGACACCAAAGCAAGGGATCTAGGAAGAAACGTCCATTCGGTTGTGCTGAACCAACATGACGTTAATATCCCCGAGATGTTCAGGGTTGATTGTGGTCATGCACCTACTAAGGGCCGTTTGCGCTTCTTGCAAGACATGGAGTATGATCGAGCACATCTTTATGTGCTTGCAAACAGTGGTATCTTAGGTGAATATGAAAG GAAATTTGAGGAGCACATTCTCCAAACTCAACCTCACATTGTAATGGAGGATATTTGGAGTAAATGCGAAGCCCAGTTCCCTGGATGGTTTAAGTCACAT GCGCTTGCGATGGGCCCCTTTAGACAAGTAAGGACATGGAGTCGGTTCTATGTGAATGGatataattttcaaactcatgacTACGGCAAACACAAGTCAACTATGAATTATGGAGTGTGTGTACAAAGTCCTGATGAAGTTGACTACTTTGGCATTTTGGAGGAGGTGATTGAAGTTTCTTATTGTGGTAAGCTTCAAGAGTACAAGACAATCTTGTTTAAGTGCAGCTGGATGGATTCCGTGAAGGGTATGAACATTCATGAACAATACAAACTTGTTGAGATCAATCATTCTAAGAGATACCCAAAGTATGACCCGTTTGTATTGTCTTACCAAGTTAGTCAAGTATACTTTGCACATTACCCCAGTTTGAAGAAGGATAAAGCCCAATGGTGGGCTGTGTTTAAAACTAAGGCAAGGTCTGTGATTGATGCTCCGGTTGACTTAGACTTTCTGCAAGAAGATGCAAATGAGGTTTCTTCAGCTCTTTGTGCTCCAGATGAGATCCCAGATTATGAAGATCAAGAaaatgatgatgataatgacgATATTAATGATGGTGATGTTCATA ATGTCCAATCGAGGAATTATGTAGTCGTTTGGTAA
- the LOC130461727 gene encoding uncharacterized protein has product MSNRGENSAIRSRLGARGGGREGGRGGGHGGGHGAGHGGTTRVTQPSLDTYFDDDETQGQYSEEVVPDSQANEEAEDSGVIWMAPGELWFDHSSISRDITNVIQKYFKSPWTCYTKVDKDTKEHWFTLFKRTYKWLPEFDHLAVHDYHANAYKRVK; this is encoded by the exons ATGTCCAATCGAGGAGAAAATTCAGCCATCCGTAGTCGTTTAGGTGCACGTGGAGGTGGTCGTGAAGGTGGTCGTGGAGGTGGCCATGGAGGTGGCCATGGAGCTGGCCATGGAGGTACTACACGGGTGACCCAACCCTCACTTGATACCTACTTTGATGATGACGAAACTCAAGGTCAATACTCTGAAGAGGTGGTACCTGATTCACAAGCAAATGAAGAAGCTGAGGATTCTGGAGTGATTTGGATGGCACCGGGTGAACTTTG GTTTGATCACAGTTCCATTTCGCGGGATATTACTAACGTCATCCAGAAATATTTCAAGAGTCCTTGGACGTGTTATACCAAAGTTGACAAGGATACAAAAGAGCATTGGTTCACTCTGTTCAAG AGGACCTATAAATGGTTGCCTGAGTTTGACCACCTTGCTGTGCATGATTACCATGCAAATGCATATAAACGAGTTAAGTAA